A genomic window from Rhodococcus sp. KBS0724 includes:
- a CDS encoding acyl-CoA dehydrogenase family protein: MTVSGLATYVTAQTVTAADTHPLLASATRYADAVLLPTALETDRLGVTPDRIAEFSELHLLNHLAPAEFDGAGVDRHGDRLLHEILAGACLNTWLVWAQHAPVVGRLADAYTAGTELPSIGYEILRGRLLTGAAISDVRRYPDHFIAATRESTGWTFSGTISWVSGWGLNTVLMVAAVEGSTRTVVTALVPISDRVQASDLELSAVAGSRTERVTLSDVFVPEENVISRIPLSKYRTADFSTASDARPHHFGLAERVLGELEQAHPSAHELADLWRPRVAQLRADAYALSDAAKSTGNERHRIDERLAAKVAMGEALVNLTHALVIARAGRGIVRDNTAQLYARAALFVLVQGQTAEVRDAQLSHLAQIRKNQ; the protein is encoded by the coding sequence ATGACTGTCTCCGGACTCGCCACATACGTGACGGCACAGACAGTTACGGCTGCCGACACTCACCCCCTGCTGGCAAGTGCCACCCGGTATGCCGACGCCGTGCTGCTACCTACCGCACTCGAAACAGATCGGCTGGGTGTCACTCCGGACCGCATCGCCGAGTTCTCCGAGCTGCACCTTCTGAATCATCTTGCACCGGCAGAATTCGACGGGGCGGGCGTCGACCGTCATGGCGATCGACTCCTCCACGAAATCTTGGCGGGAGCCTGTCTGAATACGTGGCTGGTGTGGGCGCAGCATGCTCCTGTTGTGGGGAGACTGGCCGACGCATACACGGCCGGAACCGAGTTGCCCTCGATCGGCTACGAAATTCTCCGCGGACGCCTCCTTACCGGCGCGGCGATCAGCGATGTCCGGCGATACCCCGACCACTTCATCGCGGCGACGCGTGAATCTACCGGCTGGACGTTCTCAGGCACCATCTCGTGGGTCAGCGGGTGGGGTCTGAACACTGTGTTGATGGTGGCTGCCGTCGAAGGCTCAACCCGCACTGTCGTCACCGCGCTGGTACCGATCAGCGACCGCGTTCAGGCCTCCGACTTGGAGTTGAGCGCAGTGGCCGGCAGTCGGACAGAGCGGGTGACATTGTCCGACGTGTTCGTACCGGAAGAGAACGTCATCAGCAGGATTCCGCTATCCAAGTACCGCACAGCCGATTTCAGTACGGCCAGCGATGCCCGGCCACATCACTTCGGACTGGCCGAGCGAGTTCTCGGTGAACTCGAGCAGGCACATCCGTCCGCCCACGAGCTTGCCGACCTGTGGCGCCCACGGGTCGCGCAGCTTCGGGCCGACGCCTACGCACTCTCCGACGCGGCCAAGAGCACGGGGAACGAGAGGCACCGAATCGATGAGCGGCTCGCGGCAAAAGTTGCCATGGGCGAAGCACTCGTCAACCTCACCCACGCGCTGGTCATAGCCCGAGCCGGGCGCGGCATCGTTCGCGACAACACCGCGCAGTTGTACGCGCGCGCCGCCCTCTTCGTCCTGGTGCAGGGACAAACGGCCGAAGTACGCGACGCCCAGTTGTCCCATCTCGCACAGATCAGGAAGAATCAATGA
- a CDS encoding YbaB/EbfC family nucleoid-associated protein: MSTAEWNSTRGRSEVLRGQIDSMMEDLRERTRLLALAQEKIALSTASARSADGLVEVVVNASGAVVGVKFSSDACAKSTPKKLGNSVLSASTAASEDMRRQNAEILKPFTNATALDLPDLIPGAPSVRGLAAVPGVPDDVRIDDRPDWDQTVLRSAGNV, translated from the coding sequence GTGAGTACAGCGGAATGGAATTCGACGCGGGGGAGATCGGAAGTTCTTCGCGGGCAGATCGATTCGATGATGGAGGATCTGCGCGAGCGAACGCGGTTGCTTGCGCTCGCGCAGGAGAAGATCGCGTTGTCGACTGCGTCGGCTCGGTCGGCTGACGGATTGGTGGAGGTTGTCGTCAATGCGTCCGGAGCCGTTGTCGGCGTCAAATTTTCATCCGACGCGTGCGCGAAGTCGACGCCGAAAAAACTTGGTAACTCGGTGCTGTCGGCGTCGACGGCAGCGTCCGAGGACATGCGCCGGCAGAACGCGGAGATATTGAAGCCGTTCACCAATGCGACGGCGTTGGATCTTCCGGATCTGATACCGGGAGCGCCCAGCGTGCGTGGCCTCGCCGCAGTGCCAGGGGTACCCGACGACGTCAGGATCGACGATCGGCCGGATTGGGATCAGACCGTCCTGAGGAGCGCGGGCAATGTCTGA
- a CDS encoding protoporphyrinogen oxidase: MTTTRPSVAVIGGGISGLVAAYRLRRSLGADAAITIVDHSPRLGGKLRTVDLGAGPIDVGAEAFIARRPEVPALLAELGLTDQIVYPAGRTPLIWSQDSLHRLPTGTLMGIPANADAVEGLVDDATLARISAESGRRIDWTPGSDSSVAQLVSDRYGDQVVARSVDPLLGGVYSGLAENIGIRAALPTLAAALDSGAQSLSEAVTAALPTPAPGPVFGALKDGYGVLLDALRQAAAAHVVHAEAGVVRADGRRWFVDPVGAVDAIVLAIPAPNAAVLLADVAPEVARIAARIELASSAVVAMRLPGTVELPENSGILVATDADLTAKAFTLSSRKWTHLADRGEHLVRVSFGRFGAADIVDRPDDELIALARTDLAMVTGITADPAASCVQRWHGGLPQYAPGHVEKVAEIEQSLAALDGIEVAGSWLHGVGVPACVAAGTTAATQIFERVAR, translated from the coding sequence GTGACAACAACTCGGCCGTCGGTAGCGGTGATCGGGGGTGGAATCTCCGGTCTGGTCGCCGCCTACCGGCTTCGCCGAAGCCTCGGAGCTGACGCGGCGATCACGATCGTCGACCACAGCCCCAGACTGGGCGGCAAGTTGCGAACGGTTGATCTCGGCGCCGGGCCGATCGATGTCGGCGCCGAGGCCTTCATTGCGCGTCGGCCCGAGGTTCCGGCGCTTCTGGCCGAACTCGGTCTCACCGACCAGATCGTGTATCCGGCCGGACGCACTCCGCTGATCTGGTCGCAGGACTCGTTGCATCGCCTCCCCACCGGCACGTTGATGGGCATTCCGGCGAATGCCGACGCGGTCGAAGGTCTTGTCGACGACGCAACTCTGGCGCGGATCTCGGCCGAATCCGGGCGCCGAATCGACTGGACTCCCGGTTCGGATAGCAGTGTGGCCCAACTTGTTTCGGATCGTTACGGCGATCAGGTTGTGGCTCGTTCGGTCGATCCGCTGCTCGGGGGCGTGTACTCCGGGTTGGCGGAGAACATCGGAATACGGGCCGCGTTGCCGACCCTCGCGGCTGCATTGGATTCGGGGGCACAGAGTCTGTCTGAGGCCGTGACAGCGGCGCTCCCGACGCCGGCTCCCGGGCCGGTATTCGGTGCATTGAAGGACGGTTACGGAGTGCTCCTGGATGCACTTCGGCAGGCGGCCGCCGCACATGTGGTTCATGCGGAGGCCGGGGTCGTTCGCGCCGACGGGCGCCGGTGGTTCGTGGATCCGGTTGGCGCGGTCGACGCGATTGTTCTGGCAATTCCCGCGCCGAACGCCGCAGTGCTCCTGGCTGACGTCGCGCCTGAGGTCGCCCGGATTGCGGCTCGGATCGAGCTTGCGTCGTCGGCTGTCGTGGCGATGCGTCTGCCGGGCACTGTCGAGTTGCCGGAGAACTCCGGGATCCTCGTCGCGACGGACGCAGATCTGACGGCCAAGGCATTCACGCTGTCGAGTCGCAAGTGGACGCATCTCGCCGATCGGGGTGAGCATCTTGTGCGGGTGTCGTTCGGCCGCTTCGGCGCCGCGGACATCGTCGATCGCCCCGACGACGAGCTGATCGCACTCGCTCGCACCGATCTTGCAATGGTGACGGGAATCACTGCGGATCCGGCGGCGTCCTGTGTCCAGCGCTGGCATGGGGGACTGCCGCAGTACGCACCAGGTCACGTCGAGAAAGTGGCCGAAATCGAGCAGTCGCTGGCAGCGCTGGACGGTATCGAGGTGGCCGGTTCGTGGCTTCACGGCGTCGGTGTTCCGGCGTGTGTTGCCGCTGGCACGACGGCGGCGACACAAATTTTCGAACGGGTGGCACGATAG
- the hemQ gene encoding hydrogen peroxide-dependent heme synthase: MARLDFDKLNSEIRYLMFSVFQVEPGVLGDDREAAVKDARLFFEGLEDKGVVVRGIYDIAGMRADADFMIWTHAASIEQLQAAYSDFRRTTTLGKISAPVWSNSAVHRPAEFNKSHVPSFIAGEDPGDYICVYPFVRSLEWYLLPDEDRRKMLADHGMAARGYKDVRANTVPSFALGDYEWILAFEAPELIRIVDLMRDLRATEARLHVREEVPFFTGPRVGIEKLVLSLP; this comes from the coding sequence ATGGCACGCCTTGATTTCGACAAACTGAACTCTGAAATCCGATACCTCATGTTCTCCGTGTTCCAGGTGGAACCCGGTGTGCTGGGCGACGATCGGGAAGCTGCGGTCAAGGACGCCCGCTTGTTCTTCGAAGGTCTCGAAGACAAGGGCGTCGTGGTTCGCGGAATCTACGACATCGCCGGCATGCGCGCAGACGCAGACTTCATGATCTGGACCCATGCGGCCAGTATCGAGCAGCTGCAGGCCGCGTACTCGGACTTCCGTCGTACCACGACACTGGGCAAGATCAGCGCTCCGGTGTGGAGCAACTCCGCCGTGCACCGTCCGGCCGAATTCAACAAGAGCCACGTGCCGTCGTTCATCGCGGGCGAAGATCCGGGCGACTACATCTGCGTCTACCCGTTTGTGCGCTCGCTCGAGTGGTACCTGCTTCCGGATGAGGACCGTCGCAAGATGCTCGCCGATCACGGTATGGCGGCACGCGGATACAAGGATGTTCGCGCCAACACGGTGCCGTCGTTTGCGCTCGGTGACTACGAGTGGATTCTGGCCTTCGAGGCACCGGAACTCATTCGTATCGTCGACCTCATGCGTGACCTGCGCGCCACCGAGGCTCGCTTGCACGTGCGCGAAGAGGTTCCGTTCTTCACCGGACCACGTGTCGGCATCGAGAAGCTGGTTCTTTCCCTTCCCTGA
- the hemE gene encoding uroporphyrinogen decarboxylase yields MSGLDNLNSGTIGSAEYSARRVLPDAPLLAAATGRKPVRRPVWFMRQAGRSLPEYREIRAGIGMLESCFDPALVCEITMQPVRRHDVDAAILFSDIVVPLKAAGIDLDIVAGVGPVVANPVRSIDDVASLPRLVPDEVGAIAQAVRLLTAELGSVPLIGFAGAPFTLASYLVEGGPSRNHEKTKALMLSDPATWHQLLGKIADITICFLQAQLHAGVDAVQLFDSWAGALSLAQYREFVLPHSERVLAEVASAGVPRIHFGVGTGELLGAMGEAGADVVGVDWRIPLDVAATRVGPGKALQGNLDPAVLFAGPAAVDREVRRIAAEGDRAIEAGAIGHIFNLGHGVLPDTDPAAITAAVELVHSL; encoded by the coding sequence ATGAGCGGGTTGGACAACTTGAATTCAGGCACCATCGGGTCTGCGGAGTACAGCGCACGGCGCGTGCTTCCGGATGCGCCTTTGTTGGCGGCGGCCACCGGTCGGAAGCCGGTGCGGCGTCCGGTGTGGTTCATGAGGCAGGCCGGCCGCTCGCTTCCCGAGTATCGCGAAATCCGCGCCGGAATCGGAATGTTGGAATCCTGCTTCGATCCCGCGTTGGTCTGTGAGATCACGATGCAACCGGTCCGCCGCCACGACGTCGACGCCGCAATCCTCTTCTCGGACATCGTGGTGCCGTTGAAGGCGGCCGGCATCGACCTCGACATCGTTGCCGGTGTCGGTCCGGTGGTCGCCAATCCTGTTCGGTCTATCGACGACGTCGCGTCCCTGCCGCGGTTGGTGCCCGACGAGGTCGGTGCAATTGCGCAGGCTGTGCGTCTGCTCACCGCCGAGTTGGGTTCGGTGCCGCTGATCGGATTTGCCGGTGCGCCATTCACCTTGGCGTCGTACCTGGTCGAGGGTGGACCGAGCCGCAACCACGAGAAGACCAAGGCGCTCATGCTGTCGGATCCCGCGACATGGCACCAGCTCCTCGGCAAGATCGCCGACATCACCATTTGTTTCCTGCAGGCGCAACTCCATGCGGGTGTCGACGCTGTTCAGCTGTTCGATTCCTGGGCTGGGGCACTCTCGCTCGCGCAGTACCGCGAGTTCGTACTTCCGCACTCCGAGCGCGTGTTGGCCGAGGTGGCGAGCGCCGGCGTGCCGCGTATCCACTTCGGTGTGGGTACCGGTGAACTGCTCGGCGCCATGGGTGAAGCCGGAGCCGACGTCGTGGGCGTCGACTGGCGTATTCCGCTCGACGTCGCCGCGACGCGTGTCGGCCCGGGCAAGGCGCTGCAGGGCAACCTTGATCCGGCAGTGCTGTTCGCGGGTCCCGCGGCGGTTGACCGCGAGGTCAGGCGCATCGCGGCTGAAGGTGACCGCGCGATCGAGGCCGGCGCGATCGGGCACATCTTCAACCTCGGGCACGGTGTTCTTCCGGACACTGATCCGGCGGCAATCACGGCGGCGGTGGAGCTGGTGCATTCGCTGTGA
- a CDS encoding WXG100 family type VII secretion target, which yields MSELWIDVHVVRALAPRFVQLAEDLERSRADLEREMTAEGPSWGSDEAGSTFADAYLPGSESVLAGISMMAGVMRNLTDALYRTSDNFEGVDAELADNFSGGL from the coding sequence ATGTCTGAACTGTGGATCGATGTACATGTCGTGCGGGCATTGGCACCCCGATTTGTGCAACTCGCAGAGGATCTGGAGAGGTCGAGAGCGGATCTCGAACGGGAGATGACTGCCGAAGGTCCGAGTTGGGGAAGTGACGAGGCCGGCAGCACTTTTGCGGACGCGTATCTTCCGGGATCCGAGTCGGTGCTTGCTGGTATCTCGATGATGGCCGGCGTCATGCGGAACCTCACCGACGCGCTGTATCGGACTTCTGACAACTTCGAGGGCGTCGACGCAGAACTTGCCGACAATTTTTCCGGCGGTCTCTGA
- a CDS encoding molybdopterin-dependent oxidoreductase: MSHWGMFTAESVAGEVTAVHPYEGDSNPSPMLGNFAGSVRSRSRVAGPAVRRGWLENGPGPTDKRGSDEFVSVDWDELTELLARELRRVVDTHGNNAIFGGSYGWASAGRFHHAQSQVHRFLNQLGGYTKSVHSYSLGATGVIMPRVVGTHSQLFERSTSWDVIAQHSDLLVCFGGVPIKNTGVNAGGTSDHPTRGAIDAFRRRGGKIVAISPLRDDVDGECDWIAPIPGTDVAIMLALAFVLASEDLHDAAFLNHYCVGYERFEDYLLGRSDGIAKDPHWAQAISGVSAETLVDLARRMATGRTLVSVTWSLQRIKHGEQAPWMGVTLAAMLGQIGLPGGGFGHGYGSMNEPGMTSIPYPLPTLPQGRNPVTDFIPVAAVSDLLLSPGEGFDYDGRRLTYPDIRLVYWAGGNPFHHHQDIPRLRRALARPDTIVVHDPYWTPMAKHADIVVPSTTSFERSDLSCTRNDALLVAMHQVTEPFAGARDDYETFAALADALGFGDTFTEGRSSQQWIEHLYGQWRPSVDADGGNTPSFADFWADGHYRMHTRGNEVLFGDFRENPEKYPLGTPSGKIEIFSETIESFGYDDCAGHPRWYEPDEWLKGPRAEEYPLHLIANQPKTRLHSQLDHGAVSQASKIQGREPIRMHPRAAAERGVVSADVVRVFNDRGACLAGVVVDADLHPGVVQLATGAWYDPLDPADPDSLCVHGNPNVLTPDVGTSLLSHGCTGQHVLVQIEKFEGELPPVRAFDPPVLNPR; encoded by the coding sequence ATGTCTCACTGGGGCATGTTCACTGCCGAATCGGTAGCCGGCGAAGTCACTGCGGTGCATCCGTACGAGGGAGATTCGAATCCTTCGCCGATGCTCGGCAACTTCGCCGGTTCGGTGCGCAGTCGCAGCAGAGTGGCCGGCCCGGCAGTGCGTCGCGGCTGGCTCGAGAACGGTCCTGGTCCCACGGACAAGCGGGGATCGGACGAGTTCGTCTCGGTCGACTGGGACGAGCTGACAGAGCTGTTGGCCCGCGAATTGCGCCGGGTAGTCGACACTCACGGCAACAACGCCATCTTCGGTGGTTCGTACGGATGGGCCAGCGCCGGCCGATTTCACCACGCGCAGAGCCAGGTCCACCGATTCCTGAATCAACTCGGGGGCTACACCAAGTCGGTCCACAGCTACTCGCTCGGAGCAACGGGTGTGATCATGCCCCGGGTGGTCGGGACTCACAGCCAATTATTCGAACGGTCCACGTCGTGGGACGTCATTGCGCAACATTCGGATCTGTTGGTGTGCTTCGGTGGGGTGCCGATCAAGAACACGGGCGTCAATGCCGGTGGTACCAGTGATCATCCGACCCGCGGCGCGATCGACGCCTTTCGTCGGCGAGGCGGAAAGATCGTCGCGATCAGTCCGTTGCGCGACGACGTCGACGGTGAATGTGACTGGATAGCACCGATTCCCGGGACCGACGTAGCGATCATGCTGGCGCTGGCGTTTGTCCTCGCTTCCGAGGATCTGCACGACGCCGCGTTCTTGAACCACTACTGCGTCGGCTACGAACGGTTCGAGGATTACCTCCTCGGACGAAGTGACGGTATCGCGAAGGATCCGCACTGGGCTCAGGCGATTTCGGGAGTGTCCGCCGAGACGCTGGTCGACCTGGCCCGCCGGATGGCAACCGGTCGCACACTGGTTTCTGTCACGTGGTCACTCCAACGCATCAAACACGGTGAGCAAGCCCCGTGGATGGGTGTGACGCTCGCCGCGATGCTCGGTCAGATAGGTCTTCCCGGAGGAGGATTCGGGCACGGCTACGGCTCGATGAACGAGCCGGGAATGACCTCGATCCCATATCCACTGCCCACCCTCCCGCAAGGACGAAATCCGGTCACGGACTTCATTCCGGTGGCCGCGGTCTCCGATCTTCTGCTCTCGCCCGGCGAAGGTTTCGACTACGACGGCAGACGCCTCACCTATCCCGACATTCGCCTGGTCTACTGGGCAGGCGGCAATCCGTTCCACCATCACCAGGACATTCCGAGGCTGCGGCGGGCGTTGGCACGTCCGGACACGATCGTCGTTCACGATCCGTACTGGACGCCAATGGCCAAACACGCCGACATCGTGGTGCCCTCGACCACGTCATTCGAGCGCTCGGACCTCAGTTGTACGCGCAACGACGCGTTGCTGGTCGCGATGCACCAGGTCACCGAACCGTTTGCAGGTGCCCGCGACGACTACGAGACCTTCGCGGCGCTCGCCGACGCTCTCGGATTCGGCGACACGTTCACCGAGGGACGATCATCACAGCAGTGGATCGAGCACCTCTACGGTCAGTGGCGGCCGAGTGTTGACGCAGACGGTGGCAATACGCCGTCGTTCGCGGATTTCTGGGCTGACGGTCACTACCGCATGCACACGCGCGGCAACGAGGTGTTGTTCGGAGACTTCCGCGAGAATCCCGAGAAGTATCCGCTTGGCACACCCAGCGGGAAGATCGAGATTTTCTCCGAAACCATCGAATCGTTCGGCTACGACGACTGCGCCGGCCATCCGCGGTGGTACGAGCCGGACGAATGGCTGAAAGGTCCACGTGCGGAGGAGTATCCGCTGCATCTCATCGCCAATCAGCCCAAGACGCGACTGCACAGCCAACTCGATCACGGTGCCGTGAGCCAGGCGTCGAAAATTCAGGGGCGAGAACCCATTCGGATGCATCCACGTGCAGCGGCAGAGCGAGGCGTCGTCAGCGCGGACGTGGTGCGGGTGTTCAATGATCGCGGCGCGTGCCTGGCGGGTGTTGTCGTCGATGCCGACCTTCACCCCGGTGTTGTCCAACTCGCGACCGGTGCCTGGTACGACCCACTCGATCCGGCCGACCCGGACTCACTGTGTGTCCACGGAAATCCCAATGTTCTGACCCCGGACGTCGGTACGTCGCTGCTCTCACACGGATGCACCGGGCAGCATGTCTTGGTGCAGATCGAGAAGTTCGAAGGGGAGCTTCCCCCGGTTCGCGCATTCGATCCGCCGGTGCTGAATCCGCGCTGA
- a CDS encoding MFS transporter gives MSTETSIPAGLSPRFRRHLVMVFALTNSISFIAMIQILPVILIPIATDLDVSRTAVAGASTVSTLVGGLAALPIGRILDRRGGRTLMATGSLIGAGSVLMWSQATNLVSLYAAFALIGLALAMSTYESTFAVIVVATESHQRNQAILTVTMIAGLSTYLVYPLLGWMNSEFGWRTTLITLSAALVATAVPGHLWAVPSRAAHRNRIRKSSGTAFGAALRQRRFWLLLIAFVAQAGSASAFLLLVIAYLLDQGHSVAVATSVPIAVGVLQILSRLILTVAGSRLAITPVTSGAFAIQGFGLLLLPLAGLSIPLTLLCVAAVGLGQGVGVIARPSILADNFGITHFASVLAAITIPTALARAGSPLLGAWLADWRFLVVCGVLALVAAVALLPLIGVKEPRIVAH, from the coding sequence ATGAGCACCGAGACCTCCATACCAGCTGGTCTCAGCCCAAGATTCCGACGTCATCTGGTGATGGTGTTCGCGCTCACGAACTCCATCAGTTTCATCGCCATGATCCAGATCCTGCCGGTGATCCTCATTCCTATCGCCACCGATCTCGACGTCTCACGCACCGCCGTGGCAGGCGCCTCGACGGTATCGACTTTGGTGGGCGGACTGGCCGCTTTGCCGATCGGTCGCATCCTCGACCGCCGGGGTGGACGCACGCTCATGGCCACCGGCTCGCTGATCGGGGCAGGCTCGGTGCTGATGTGGTCACAGGCCACCAACCTGGTCTCGCTGTACGCAGCCTTTGCACTGATCGGGCTGGCCCTGGCGATGTCGACGTACGAATCGACCTTCGCCGTCATCGTGGTTGCGACCGAGTCGCATCAACGAAACCAGGCAATTCTGACCGTGACGATGATCGCCGGACTGTCGACCTATCTGGTGTATCCACTCCTCGGCTGGATGAACAGCGAATTCGGCTGGCGCACAACCTTGATCACCCTCTCGGCCGCACTCGTCGCTACAGCCGTGCCCGGCCATCTGTGGGCCGTACCGTCGCGCGCCGCACATCGTAACCGGATCCGGAAAAGCTCGGGAACAGCTTTCGGTGCAGCACTGCGCCAGCGCCGATTCTGGTTGCTGCTGATCGCCTTCGTCGCCCAGGCAGGGTCGGCATCGGCCTTCCTGCTGCTCGTGATCGCATACTTGCTCGACCAGGGCCACTCCGTTGCGGTCGCAACGTCGGTACCGATTGCCGTCGGTGTCCTGCAGATTCTTTCGCGGCTGATACTCACCGTGGCAGGCAGCCGATTGGCCATCACACCGGTAACGTCAGGTGCGTTTGCGATACAAGGGTTCGGTCTACTTCTGCTACCTCTTGCTGGATTGTCGATCCCCCTGACGTTGCTGTGCGTCGCGGCGGTAGGTCTCGGCCAAGGTGTCGGAGTGATCGCCCGGCCGTCAATACTGGCGGACAACTTCGGCATTACTCATTTCGCGAGTGTCCTGGCCGCGATCACCATTCCGACAGCGTTGGCCCGCGCCGGCTCACCACTACTCGGTGCATGGCTCGCCGACTGGCGGTTCCTGGTGGTCTGCGGAGTACTCGCACTGGTTGCCGCCGTGGCGTTGCTTCCACTGATCGGCGTGAAGGAACCGCGAATAGTTGCACACTAG
- a CDS encoding LLM class flavin-dependent oxidoreductase, producing MSTEFLWYIPNQVEPGHRGDDTQAGHNSLETLTRQALALEENGWTGALIGAGWGRPDTFTVATALAARTTTFEPLIAIRPGYWRPANFAASAAALDHLTGGRVRVNIVSGKDDLAAYGDSDGDQANRYARTREFLQLVRKLWTEENVTYRGEHFQVENSTVGPRIETRPGRPHPKLYFGGASEAAERVAAAEADVQLFWGETLDGVAERIDRLTTLSGKIDREHAPLEYGLRITTFVRDTTEQAWKEAEEKVAQMAARQREQGAPQSLAQNPHRRSAVGQQRLLDLAGRGEVLDDNLYTTPGKVGGGGAATTWLVGSAEDVAKSLRKYEDLGISHFVLSDTPYLHEIERQGNQLLPLLRG from the coding sequence ATGAGCACCGAATTCCTCTGGTACATCCCCAACCAGGTTGAGCCCGGCCACCGCGGCGACGACACACAAGCGGGGCACAACAGCCTCGAAACACTCACTCGTCAGGCACTCGCGTTGGAAGAGAACGGTTGGACTGGCGCTCTGATCGGAGCGGGTTGGGGGCGTCCGGACACATTCACCGTGGCGACGGCACTGGCCGCGAGGACAACCACATTCGAGCCACTCATCGCGATCCGCCCCGGGTACTGGCGACCGGCAAACTTTGCGGCATCTGCGGCGGCACTCGACCATCTCACCGGCGGTCGTGTGCGCGTCAACATCGTATCCGGCAAGGACGACCTCGCCGCCTACGGAGATAGCGACGGCGACCAGGCAAATCGCTATGCCCGGACCCGAGAGTTTCTCCAACTCGTTCGCAAACTGTGGACCGAGGAGAACGTGACCTACCGCGGCGAGCATTTCCAGGTGGAGAACTCGACGGTGGGGCCGCGCATCGAGACCCGACCAGGCCGCCCGCACCCGAAGCTCTACTTCGGCGGCGCCTCCGAAGCCGCCGAGAGAGTCGCGGCCGCCGAGGCCGACGTCCAATTGTTCTGGGGCGAAACACTTGACGGCGTCGCCGAACGCATCGACAGACTCACAACACTCAGCGGAAAGATCGACAGAGAACACGCCCCACTCGAATATGGCTTGCGCATCACGACTTTCGTCCGGGACACGACCGAGCAGGCCTGGAAGGAAGCCGAGGAGAAAGTCGCGCAGATGGCAGCTCGCCAGCGCGAGCAGGGTGCACCCCAATCACTCGCGCAGAATCCGCACCGCCGAAGCGCAGTGGGACAACAACGCCTCCTCGATCTGGCCGGCCGCGGCGAGGTACTCGATGACAACCTCTACACCACCCCCGGCAAAGTGGGCGGCGGTGGTGCTGCGACCACCTGGCTGGTCGGTTCCGCCGAAGACGTCGCGAAATCGCTTCGTAAATACGAAGATCTCGGAATCAGCCACTTCGTTCTGTCGGATACTCCGTACTTGCACGAGATCGAACGCCAAGGCAACCAGCTGCTTCCGCTACTTCGCGGATGA